The Kluyveromyces lactis strain NRRL Y-1140 chromosome D complete sequence genome has a window encoding:
- a CDS encoding uncharacterized protein (no similarity) codes for MAIIQVIDGNGTKTASNANSLYHFLKSLEPLSIRQPVNIMHSSIRIDQKLVKTLSGKSPSYAAATLSQSYKMKAPVSKIAFTKRVDLNKTLNQFKDDASKTPEFCSVFKPVSSSENEALSNGSDWRASINKIFLREPRSATCECSSNYVTAEFSQRFNPEHNLTQDFNNTLLAALKLGSVSKEEFKLIRLTLIKNERRIEDLEKECSNNKQLMQSLQSTLVRIQSLCNLYY; via the coding sequence ATGGCGATAATTCAGGTTATTGATGGAAACGGCACGAAAACTGCTTCCAATGCAAATAGTTTATACCATTTCCTCAAGAGTTTAGAGCCACTCTCCATTAGACAACCGGTCAATATAATGCATAGCAGCATTCGTATTGACCAAAAATTGGTAAAGACACTCTCTGGTAAATCGCCCAGTTATGCTGCGGCTACGTTGTCGCAGTCCTATAAAATGAAGGCACCTGTCTCAAAAATAGCTTTTACGAAACGTGTTGATCTGAATAAGACACTGAATCAATTTAAAGATGATGCAAGTAAGACTCCTGAATTTTGCTCTGTTTTCAAAccagtttcttcttcggaAAATGAAGCTCTATCGAACGGCAGTGATTGGAGAGCGTCTATCAACAAGATCTTTTTGCGTGAACCAAGAAGTGCTACTTGTGAGTGTTCATCTAATTATGTTACAGCAGAATTTTCACAACGGTTCAACCCAGAGCATAATTTGACTCAGGATTTCAACAATACTCTATTAGCAGCGTTGAAACTGGGTTCTGTTTCGAAGGAAGAATTCAAGTTGATCAGGTTGACATTGATCAAGAATGAAAGACGAATAGAAGAtttagaaaaagaatgttCTAACAATAAGCAACTGATGCAATCGTTGCAATCAACTTTAGTAAGGATCCAATCCCTTTGTAATCTATACTATTGA